A region of the Parasteatoda tepidariorum isolate YZ-2023 chromosome 7, CAS_Ptep_4.0, whole genome shotgun sequence genome:
attttttttaagattcatgtaataattttcaaatttcacacAACTTTTATGAGCACAgtcttgaaaagttttattttcatcagaaGTATTATCGCAGAGGCAGAATCGGATTCAGGGCCGGCTTATGCACGTCGCGGCCCCTAGGCAATGCTCGTCTCGCCCCCCCCCAGGGCCGGCTTATGGATGTCGCGGCCCCTAGGAAATGCTCGTTTCGGCCCCTCCTACCGTCTTCTaacttcttaatatattttttcgctaacacaacactttattcataattacgctgttttttactacataggtatattatcacattattcaataaaaatattgaatcaaacgaaaagaatataagtaattaatatatgcatttaaaaaaaacatacaataagcttaaatattaactcttctaactttttttgttacaaaatcgtTCAAGACATCCTGAAAGTTAACCTTTTCCAATACATCATTTTCAATTGCCATTATGGCCAATGAATTTGAACGGTTTTGAGACATAGTTAAACGaagacagtttttaattaatttcaatttggaaAAGTTTCGTTCACCAGTGGCGTTTGTAATCATTAGACTTCTATATATTTGCAAAGCTGTCATTACATTGTTGAAAGTTGATTGTGCCATGTTACCAATAATCAGTTTGTAAGACTCTTCGGTaggcacaattttttttccggcGTCTTCTAATTGTAAGATGAAGTATTTATACTGCACCATTTCGTCTATAAACTCAGGCTCAATGTCCTCGAAATAATGTTCCTTAAACTTTGTGCAAGCCTGTCTAATTTCAGCGTCGGATTTTGTCGAGAAATCTGTTAGAAACCCAAACAGATCATTTATTTCCCGGTAAGCTTCTAGGCGCCGCGACAGTTCTGTACACAGCATGTCTAGTACTGGCAAATATGtatcaacttttaatttctcttttcctCTGAGCACAACTTCTTTTGCAGGTCCGTCATCGTGATGCCTTTTCCTTTTTCGCACACGCTGATTCTCATCACTGTATTGAGTATCAGTTTTCTCATTTGCCTTAGTCTCGTAGTCGTCAAATAATTCTctctgtgaaattaaaaaatctaaaagcgATTTTAAAAGATCGACTGCCGTTCGAAGTTCAATTGTTTNNNNNNNNNNNNNNNNNNNNNNNNNNNNNNNNNNNNNNNNNNNNNNNNNNNNNNNNNNNNNNNNNNNNNNNNNNNNNNNNNNNNNNNNNNNNNNNNNNNNNNNNNNNNNNNNNNNNNNNNNNNNNNNNNNNNNNNNNNNNNNNNNNNNNNNNNNNNNNNNNNNNNNNNNNNNNNNNNNNNNNNNNNNNNNNNNNNNNNNNNNNNNNNNNNNNNNNNNNNNNNNNNNNNNNNNNNNNNNNNNNNNNNNNNNNNNNNNNNNNNNNNNNNNNNNNNNNNNNNNNNNNNNNNNNNNNNNNNNNNNNNNNNNNNNNNNNNNNNNNNNNNNNNNNNNNNNNNNNNNNNNNNNNNNNNNNNNNNNNNNNNNNNNNNNNNNNNNNNNNNNNNNNNNNNNNNNNNNNNNNNNNNNNNNNNNNNNNNNNNNNNNNNNNNNNNNNNNNNNNNNNNNNNNNNNNNNNNNNNNNNNNNNNNNNNNNNNNNNNNNNNNNNNNNNNNNNNNNNNNNNNNNNNNNNNNNNNNNNNNNNNNNNNNNNNNNNNNNNNNNNNNNNNNNNNNNNNNNNNNNNNNNNNNNNNNNNNNNNNNNNNNNNNNNNNNNNNNNNNNNNNNNNNNNNNNNNNNNNNNNNNNNNNNNNNNNNNNNNNNNNNNNNNNNNNNNNNNNNNNNNNNNNNNNNNNNNNNNNNNNNNNNNNNNNNNNNNNNNNNNNNNNNNNNNNNNNNNNNNNNNNNNNNNNNNNNNNNNNNNNNNNNNNNNNNNNNNNNNNNNNNNNNNNNNNNNNNNNNNNNNNNNNNNNNNNNNNNNNNNNNNNNNNNNNNNNNNNNNNNNNNNNNNNNNNNNNNNNNNNNNNNNNNNNNNNNNNNNNNNNNNNNNNNNNNNNNNNNNNNNNNNNNNNNNNNNNNNNNNNNNNNNNNNNNNNNNNNNNNNNNNNNNNNNNNNNNNNNNNNNNNNNNNNNNNNNNNNNNNNNNNNNNNNNNNNNNNNNNNNNNNNNNNNNNNNNNNNNNNNNNNNNNNNNNNNNNNNNNNNNNNNNNNNNNNNNNNNNNNNNNNNNNNNNNNNNNNNNNNNNNNNNNNNNNNNNNNNNNNNNNNNNNNNNNNNNNNNNNNNNNNNNNNNNNNNNNNNNNNNNNNNNNNNNNNNNNNNNNNNNNNNNNNNNNNNNNNNNNNNNNNNNNNNNNNNNNNNNNNNNNNNNNNNNNNNNNNNNNNNNNNNNNNNNNNNNNNNNNNNNNNNNNNNNNNNNNNNNNNNNNNNNNNNNNNNNNNNNNNNNNNNNNNNNNNNNNNNNNNNNNNNNNNNNNNNNNNNNNNNNNNNNNNNNNNNNNNNNNNNNNNNNNNNNNNNNNNNNNNNNNNNNNNNNNNNNNNNNNNNNNNNNNNNNNNNNNNNNNNNNNNNNNNNNNNNNNNNNNNNNNNNNNNNNNNNNNNNNNNNNNNNNNNNNNNNNNNNNNNNNNNNNNNNNNNNNNNTTTCCCAAGACTAGATATTGTCAGttgaatatattatcgaatatcataattcttttgtttttatttttaagaaattaaaccttactttgttttttcgttcagaattcggtaattattcaatttaactttattatttatgtgaaataataatgataaaaaatagtgttgttttaaaagtgtttttttttgctcaatttatttagcactttgttttaagcatacaaataatttttaacgaacttatttttttaatattctttctatattgttaggtaaatatattgataaatttcaattttatttatatttttattatttattttttaactaagaaatctttcgttatttgagcaatcatttttagaaaatataacattaatatctttcttaagcaaaacatatacatcaaattcataaattgatttaaatcaatctgagtatgaagttttgatagaaatccgaCTTTCTACGCCTTACAAGtgaatgaatttcaaaaattctatatcgcgatacatcgctatatcgcgatgcaaaactgacgatgcatcacgatataaaatttcttatatcgcccagtcctaccCAAGACACTATCCGTTGTAGATCCGTCATTATAAATCATGGCTGAAAGTGTCAGTgtaaacatttctcaaaattttttatcttcaatttttaaactttagtatATAAGCTTcttaattacataatataataagCTTTCTTTAAGAACTAGAATGTTTAGAACATTACTTATTCACAACTGATTTGCCGCCAATTCCGATTTGGACAGACGTTCGATTATGCTATtctattttctttgtaatattttaaatgatacatttctcaaaatgttttatctttaatttttaaactttagtatAAGCTTCGTAATTACATAATATGTTTAAGAACTAATGTTTAgaacattatttattgtttttcagcaaattttatataacataaaagtAGCAAAGCTTTCGTTCTTTCGCAAAACATTTAGTAGTgagtaaaacaaatataaacatCATTTGCTTTTtgggtaaaattttataaattcagaacaattataaatatatctttgcaaataaatataagatgttattaaagaacttaaaatttgattctaaAGTTgtatttccaaaagaaaaaaaaaactaatgaaagagttgaaaagtttttaaagagtgtttattttttaacaacagcttaattttgtagaatttaaatgtcataaatatttatatgtacatATGAAGATAATTCATATGCACTacatgataattaattatagaaacATGAAAGAACTCAAGCCATGGTTACACATTTAAATTGTTaggtaattttattcaaataattttaattaaactattgtttaaatttcagatgGAATGTTTCTTTCTTGCACAGATAAAATGCTTATGTGTTTCGTAAAAGTGaatgttttatgtaatttttacttagttaaaattattaaatccggtaacttaattttaagaactCGCTTTAACCAAacattaacaacaaaaaaaatttaaaaaataaataaataaaaaaaatcgaaaaatattttattgtctaTATTAACGTTTCAAATCCATTCCAAACTACTctggtttattttaataagctctagtattttaatgtatacttCAGATAAATATACTTTGAGTTTGCTTcagattaaatgtattttttatttatttttttgctatttacaTGTTTATTATATGATTCTGAAAGATTTCATGTAAACAAACTTTAAACAATagtttgatttcaaatatatcgtgcataaattttttgcacatcTTCTTATAATATTGAGTAACATGGaagatgattttaataaatgtattcataattaaatattttatttttttatcattaattaaaaaatcacctaaaaaaCTTGTAGTCAGCTTAAAATGCAGTTCCTAataaatgtgcaattttttcttatctctGAATgcgctattttttaattatatgaacaACTCCAGCAACTTTGAACAATCTCTGCTTCTATGAATCATTTCTTTCTGGAggaattacaatttatttatttatatatcatttttttacaaatctgaTAAACTCGATTATCTTCAATTTATAttagtacatattttaattatatttggaaatactctgcatgttaaaataatatactaaaagttaaaaaaagttctcttttttttcattttaaaattttacaatcttaatgggaaaaatattttgcctcgtgcttatattatttccactTGGAGTTCAAATGTTTATCTTATGGTTCTGTAATAAACAATGAAGTAGTTGTAaacattaatgtaataaatcaatttttataacgtgttttattcatttatttttttaatactagaatcaaaattttggtTTACATATCGTTGTGTTGTCCCTTTTTAACTTTAtcgtattttaacttttatatttaaaaaatatagtattgctttgtattttatcttcttctttttgaaagtctttttatgaatttaaatttttttcactgctGTGAAGTTGAACCAGGTTCTTGAATCGATAGATGGTAGCATTTCCAATGCGTTAAATGCTCAgagaataacttttttgtttgtcaagatcaataaaataaagcttttttttttcaagtttttatttaattttaaattaataagttatcaagttctttttatttttctattagtttaCTAGTATGATCTTATCCTAATGATAATAgaaatgtgaaaatttatatgaggaaatgtttattttgttacttgctcgattattttgatgaattaataaataatatgttttaatatttccttgaatgtaattaatgttttaagaaaaagtaatttagtaatTGAAATGTCAACTAGATGGCACTACTGACGtgaatgtaaaactttttttttgtgcaaggacgtattaatttttgtttaaattataaataagaatttaccCTCACCTTGTAACAAttgacgtaattttttttaacaattttaattaatcctttaaagatttttgtattccttaaattttagaaacagtAAAAATTCTGTATTCATGCTTTGGAAAAGGAACTCTTTTTTCGGGGAGTATGTAAAAATTCACGACGAGAGAAAAAGGTgagaactttaatttaatagttcCGTCTctctaaattctttttcttctcctttagtttaaaaattttgaaggcCATGGTGCATTTAATTACAaacaattaatgaaacaaattactTCTGAGTCTAAGTATCGGCATCAggtaaatggtaaaaattgcATTGGTTAGGAAATGTTCGAGTGAAGGAGGACTAAAAGCTTGTCCCagtgtaaatgaaatttttgatgcTCAAAAGAATTTTAGAACTAACTGCGGAATTTTAGatctaaatgataattttactggAACGTTAATACTTTcacatcaatttttaatatttttgtgtatgaagaataaaaataagaagaaaaaaatatagcatagaACACACAGTATACTTTAtgccttaaaataaaactattttcaacaaagaaaaaaaatcttcccattgtccaaaaaattttgaatgtgcacaagaaaaataaaaactgagtcAAATTGAATGGatacattttattaagttttgtccaaaaataaatatgcgtataaaattacaaacacAACACAAGCCATAGGAATAGGTACATCAGCATGCATCAGActaatcaaacacaaaaatactACAAATAAATAAGATCTAAACAAAtgataacataataaaattaagaacatgCCTTGAGGATGTAAATTAAGACAATAAGATAAGTTTCAGCATTTAGGGCCTGACTTGGCAGCAAatgaacacaataaaaaattttaagatttcttaaaCACTTATTTTCTCTACAAACTTATtagtacaaataattaaaaaaatacaatttgtcttgtttaatattattaaaaaccatataactaaaacatttaatttgaattgaaagaacgtttcaaatgcaaaataattggAAACACTGAAAAAAGTCCTTAAAGCATAGTATTGGTCATTTCGGTGTAAATCAGGCCctattgcaaattaaatattacacaatataaaaatgataaaatataacatgTATTTTGAGCTTTATCAGGAATAGATGGCATCAGTATAGTAACATGCAATTAGTACAGGATTACAGGGTGGTATGAGGTTGAAAAATCAAACGCAACGGTTACGTAATCAAGGCTCCTTCAATTTACAGGATTTAAAATTGAGCGACAGATGACATTCCATATCTGGGAACAGGATATGAACTTTTTAAGGCTGACAATTCACAAACCATGTTCTTCTGTGTACATGTAAAAACTTTCCATACAAAAATACGATGGTGTAGCCAATGCTTATAGCTCTCCGTTGATAAATCACTCAGAGCGAGCTTTAAATGGATGGATATTATGGTATAAATGCAGCTTTCTAATTCCAGAATCTGACTCCATTTTGGATGTTTAACATTaacatccaatttcttggaaaaaagcaaaattaaatgccGTACTTCATTTCACGATGTTTGCATTAAGCACTTTACGTTGCAGCTCGATGTCGATGCCATCTAGGCAATATAAATGCCACTGTAAAAACAGCTAGGGCTGGATATATTGCTTTTATGGTTtctttaatctgaaaaaaaaaatataatatctagTTTTAGATCAAATTGTGATAAAAACATGtatagattaaaaacaaaattaaaaatcgattacagaaaaaatcatttttgtaaaaaaatgtcataaaatggtttgaaatattaaatttcatagcGTTACTTTCTTGGAAAGAGAACTGTAGTCAataaatgctgatttttttttatagaagaaaatagataaaaacattaaataagtgaataatttctttatttttgtcttgAAGAAAATTTCAAGGGATCATTCTGCCCCCCACATATTGATTATATATACTTAAAGATAGACGATAtctaaatacttaataaaaaaaaacattcaaacgTTTTCATTTAAGCAAGCGTAATGTTTAGATATCGACTGAATCATTTGCGTTTTTTAACACATTGGCTCGTTTTTATCAACCATTCTCCCGACAGCTCCACAAGAGAgagtatcaaaatattattttttaactaaaactttGAGAATGTAATATTGTTGAGAACTTAAAGAATCACAAGAAAGAGTTTCTACTGTAatgacatataaaaaaaaatgcgatgTCTTATCGAGATCTTAGATCGTCCTATGAACGGTTGTTAAGGGAAGCAGTTCGAcaccattttactttttttcgtataaaaaaaCACCCTACCACATTAGACTTTGTTGGTAGAGAAATATCTTGAATCCAAAGACATTCAGAGAATGGGGTGGTCAGCCAGATCTTCAGATTTGATTCCCAACCGGGGACTTAAAACTCTCTTAATTTATTGCTTCAAAACTTCAGAAACAACCTCGTACATAGCATTAGCATTGTTAAATACGGTGATATGATCTCTCAGATCTCGGGGTTTCTAATCAGTTTCCTCCATGCCACTGTACCATCATCATCATCcttcttgttattaaatatattttatgttaaaaggcGTTTGTAATGATTGAAACCCCGAGATCTGAGAGATCATATCATCGTATTTAACAAGCATGGTTGTTAAGATGGATCCGAGATGTAAACTCTTTGTTATCATcgtttttgttataattttatgcatgttATGAGAAATTTCACTAGTTTCGGTGtacactatttttaatattgttcacTAAAATGTGTTTGATCCAGGTAGCTAACTACATaaa
Encoded here:
- the LOC139426115 gene encoding uncharacterized protein, with translation MTDLQRIVSWRELFDDYETKANEKTDTQYSDENQRVRKRKRHHDDGPAKEVVLRGKEKLKVDTYLPVLDMLCTELSRRLEAYREINDLFGFLTDFSTKSDAEIRQACTKFKEHYFEDIEPEFIDEMVQYKYFILQLEDAGKKIVPTEESYKLIIGNMAQSTFNNVMTALQIYRSLMITNATGERNFSKLKLIKNCLRLTMSQNRSNSLAIMAIENDVLEKVNFQDVLNDFVTKKVRRVNI